In one window of Camelina sativa cultivar DH55 chromosome 15, Cs, whole genome shotgun sequence DNA:
- the LOC104746369 gene encoding uncharacterized protein LOC104746369 — MYTRALKRNQRWGLLLQQAKYLVRPAIRNYTVSRSHGFTDHLTRSANLTRKSLLGSFYPRVGTIASGNCLSNLKNSQLRSFSSEGDGRNASEDKHISLNKGNGVDDGKTGKEKSNTGVGHLDSHAQLGEQDQIEWLNNEKLASECKKKESPLLNRRERFKNEFLRRVQPWEKLQLSWETFPYYIHDHTKNILVECVTSHIRQKNATSIYGARLDSSSGRILLQSVPGTELYRERLVRALARDVQAPLLILDSSVLAPYDFADDYNEDSESDGENADAEADESTTESEAEDESGGHNEEDSEAKTDGSENDEACLEVSEEAIKKIVPKLEEFEKLVAEELQSSGEACEAAAVEHSDKARRPAKKGDRVKYVGSSKKGDAKHRPLSSGQRGEVYEVSGNRVAVIFDYTSSEESEKKPTEHSHKLHMHWIDVGDLKHDLDMQAEDGYIAMEALSEVLQSTQPLIVYFPDLSQWMSRAVPKSKRNEFVDKVQEMFDKLSGPVVMICGRNKIETGSKEREKFTMILPNFGRLAKLPLPLKRLTEGLTGRKTSEDNDIYKLFTNVMTLLPPKEEDNLVVFNKQLGEDRRIVISRSNLNELLKVLEENELLCTDLYQVNTDGVILTKQRAEKVIGWARNHYLSTCPDPAVKEGRLILPRESIEISVKRLQAQEDISRKPSHNLKNIAKDEYETNFVSAVVAPGEIGVKFDDIGALEHVKKTLNELVILPMRRPELFTRGNLLRPCKGILLFGPPGTGKTLLAKALATEAGANFISITGSTLTSKWFGDAEKLTKALFSFASKLAPVIIFVDEVDSLLGARGGAFEHEATRRMRNEFMAAWDGLRSKDSQRILILGATNRPFDLDDAVIRRLPRRIYVDLPDAENRLKILKIFLTPENLETGFEFDKLAKETEGYSGSDLKNLCIAAAYRPVQELLQEENKGSVANAAPDLRPLSLDDFIQSKAKVSPSVAYDATTMNELRKWNEQYGEGGTRAKSPFGF, encoded by the exons ATGTATACAAGGGCATTAAAGAGGAACCAGAGATGGGGTTTGTTATTGCAGCAAGCCAAATACTTAGTTAGGCCAGCCATTCGGAACTATACTGTCTCCAGATCTCATGGATTCACAGATCATTTAACCAGAAGTGCAAATTTGACAAGAAAGTCTCTCCTCGGTTCATTTTATCCCCGCGTTGGTACTATCGCCTCGGGAAATTGTTTAAGTAATTTGAAGAATAGCCAGTTGCGTAGTTTTAGTTCTGAAGGTGATGGAAGGAATGCTAGTGAGGATAAACATATCTCTTTGAACAAAGGGAATGGCGTAGATGATGGCAAAACCGGGAAGGAGAAAAGTAATACCGGTGTTGGGCATTTAGATTCTCATGCTCAACTTGGTGAACAAGACCAAATAGAATGGCTCAATAATGAGAAGCTTGCAAGTGAATGCAAAAAGAAGGAGTCACCTTTGCTTAATAGACGAGAAAGATTCAAAAATGAATTCTTACGGAGAGTTCAACCTTGGGAAAAATTACAGCTTTCGTGGGAGACTTTCCCTTACTATATcca CGACCACACGAAAAATATTTTGGTGGAGTGTGTTACCTCACATATAAGGCAGAAGAATGCCACTTCCATATATGGTGCTCGTTTAGATTCTTCAAGTGGAAGAATATTGCTCCAGAGTGTCCCAG GTACTGAGCTTTACCGGGAGAGGTTGGTAAGAGCACTTGCTCGAGATGTACAAGCTCCCCTATTGATACTTGACAGCAGTGTTCTTGCGCCATAT GATTTTGCTGATGACTACAATGAAGATTCTGAATCTGATGGTGAGAATGCAGACGCGGAAGCAGATGAGAGTACGACAGAGTCTGAAGCTGAAGACGAATCTGGTGGTCATAATGAGGAGGATTCTGAAGCGAAAACAGATGGGAGTGAAAATGATGAAGCTTGCCTCGAGGTTTCTGAGGAAGCGATCAAGAAAATTGTTCCAAAACTTGAGGAGTTTGAAAAG TTAGTAGCTGAGGAATTACAAAGTTCTGGTGAAGCATGTGAAGCGGCAGCTGTTGAGCATTCTGATAAAGCCAGACGACCAGCAAAGAAAG GAGATCGAGTAAAATATGTTGGGTCTTCTAAGAAGGGTGATGCAAAGCACAG GCCATTATCTAGCGGACAGCGTGGAGAGGTCTATGAGGTGAGTGGAAACCGTGTTGCAGTCATATTTGACTATACTTCGTCAGAGGAAAGCGAGAAGAAACCAACAGAGCACTCCCATAAGCTACATATGCACTGGATAGATG TTGGAGACCTAAAGCATGATTTGGATATGCAGGCAGAAGATGGCTATATCGCCATGGAGGCTTTAAGTGAG GTTTTGCAATCCACGCAACCACTTATCGTCTATTTTCCCGACTTGTCCCAGTGGATGTCCAGAGCTGTACCTAAGTCAAAACGAAATGAGTTTGTAGACAAAGTTCAGGAAATGTTTGATAAACTGTCAGGTCCTGTTGTTATGATCTGCGGACGGAACAAGATTGAAACAGGCTCAAAAGAGAGGGAGAAATTT ACGATGATACTTCCAAACTTTGGCCGTCTTGCGAAACTG CCTCTTCCGTTGAAGCGTCTCACTGAGGGACTCACGGGAAGGAAAacatcagaggataatgatatatacaaactCTTCACTAATGTTATGACCCTACTCCCTCCGAAG GAAGAAGATAACCTTGTAGTATTCAACAAACAACTTGGAGAAGATAGAAGAATTGTGATATCACGGAGCAATTTGAATGAGCTACTTAAG GTGCTTGAGGAAAACGAGTTATTATGCACAGACTTGTACCAAGTGAACACCGATGGCGTGATATTGACAAAGCAAA GAGCGGAGAAAGTTATTGGCTGGGCCAGAAATCATTATTTATCTACTTGTCCTGACCCAGCGGTTAAAGAAGGCCGCCTGATTTTGCCCCGTGAAAG CATTGAGATTTCAGTTAAAAGGTTACAAGCACAAGAAGATATTTCTCGAAAGCCCTCACATAACTTGAAG AATATTGCAAAGGATGAGTATGAAACCAATTTTGTGTCAGCTGTGGTTGCTCCTGGAGAAATCGGGGTCAAGTTTGACGACATTGGTGCTCTTGAACATGTAAAGAAGACATTAAATGAGTTGGTCATTCTTCCCATGAGAAGACCAGAGCTTTTCACGCGTGGAAATCTCTTGCGG CCGTGTAAAGGTATATTGCTTTTTGGTCCTCCTGGTACGGGTAAAACGCTACTCGCCAAGGCGCTTGCAACAGAAGCAGGGGCAAACTTTATTAGCATAACTGGCTCAACACTTACCTCAAAG TGGTTTGGAGATGCAGAGAAGCTCACGAAGGCTTTATTCTCCTTTGCAAGCAAACTAGCGCCTGTAATTATATTTGTTGATGAG GTTGACAGTTTGTTGGGTGCGCGTGGTGGTGCTTTTGAGCACGAGGCAACCCGAAGAATGAGAAACGAGTTTATGGCAGCTTGGGATGGACTCAGGTCAAAAGATAGCCAAAGAATACTCATTCTCGGTGCCACCAACCGACCTTTTGATCTTGATGATGCTGTCATTCGTCGGCTACCAAGACG gatatatgtagatttaccaGATGCGGAAAACAGATTGaagattttgaagatatttCTTACTCCAGAAAATCTTGAAACTGGTTTCGAGTTTGATAAACTTGCAAAGGAAACCGAAGGATACTCAGGAAGCGATCTCAAG AATCTATGCATAGCTGCGGCATACAGACCTGTTCAAGAATTGttacaagaagaaaacaag GGTTCGGTAGCAAATGCAGCTCCTGATCTACGGCCTCTGAGTTTGGACGACTTCATCCAATCAAAGGCTAAG GTAAGTCCATCTGTGGCGTATGATGCAACAACAATGAACGAATTGAGAAAATGGAACGAGCAGTATGGTGAAGGAGGAACCCGGGCTAAGTCTCCTTTTGGCTTCTAA
- the LOC104746372 gene encoding DEAD-box ATP-dependent RNA helicase 2-like isoform X1, which yields MATANPGRGGGGRRGGGPMDDDKLVFETTEGIEPITSFNDMGIKEDVLRGVYEYGFEKPSAIQQRAVMPILQGRDVIAQAQSGTGKTSMIALSVCQVVDTSSREVQALILSPTRELATQTERTIQAIGLHANIQAHACIGGKSVGEDIRKLEHGVHVVSGTPGRVCDMIKRRSLRTRAIKLLILDESDEMLSRGFKDQIYDVYRYLPPDLQVCLVSATLPHEILEMTSKFMTEPVKILVKRDELTLEGIKQFFVAVEKEEWKFDTLCDLYDTLTITQAVIFCNTKRKVEWLGEKMRSNNFTVSSMHGDMPQKERDEIMNQFRSGDSRVLITTDVWARGIDVQQVSLVINYDLPNNRELYIHRIGRSGRFGRKGVAINFVKSDDIKILRDIEQYYSTQIDEMPMNVADLI from the exons ATGGCGACAGCGAATCCTGGCCGTGGAGGTGGTGGTAGAAGAGGCGGTGGACCGATGGATGACGATAAGTTGGTCTTCGAGACGACGGAAGGGATCGAGCCCATCACGAGCTTCAATGATATGGGCATTAAGGAAGATGTGCTTCGCGGTGTTTACGAATACGGTTTCGAGAAGCCTTCCGCGATCCAGCAGAGGGCTGTTATGCCGATTCTTCAAGGGCGTGATGTTATTGCTCAAGCTCAGTCTGGTACTGGGAAGACATCTATGATTGCTCTCTCCGTTTGCCAAGTCGTTGACACTTCCTCTAGAGA GGTTCAGGCCTTGATATTATCACCAACAAGAGAGCTGGCTACACAAACGGAGAGGACGATACAAGCTATCGGATTACATGCTAACATTCAGGCACATGCATGCATCGGTGGGAAGAGCGTTGGAGAAGACATCAGGAAGCTAGAGCATGGTGTCCATGTTGTGTCTGGGACACCTGGTCGTGTCTGTGATATGATTAAGAGGAGAAGTCTACGAACCAGAGCTATTAAACTTCTGATTCTTGATGAATCTGATGAAATGCTGAGCAGAGGGTTTAAGGACCAAATCTATGATGTTTACAGATATCTTCCACCCGATCTTCAG GTTTGCTTGGTTTCTGCAACTCTTCCTCACGAGATTTTGGAGATGACATCCAAGTTTATGACAGAGCCAGTGAAGATACTTGTGAAGCGTGATGAGTTGACTCTTGAA ggaatcaaacaattttttgttgctgttgagaaGGAGGAGTGGAAGTTTGATACACTTTGTGATCTTTATGACACACTTACTATCACTCAAGCTGTTATCTTCTGCAATACAAAACGAAAG GTGGAGTGGCTAGGTGAGAAAATGAGAAGTAACAACTTCACAGTCTCATCAATGCACGGGGACATGCCTCAGAAGGAGAGAGACGAGATCATGAATCAGTTTCGGTCAGGTGACAGTCGTGTTTTGATCACAACAGATGTATGGGCACGTGGGATTGATGTGCAGCAA GTTTCTCTTGTCATCAATTATGATCTCCCGAACAACCGTGAGCTCTACATCCATCGCATTGGTCGGTCTGGTCGTTTTGGGCGTAAG GGTGTTGCAATCAACTTTGTTAAGAGCGACGATATCAAGATCCTCCGAGACATTGAGCAGTACTACAGTACCCAGATTGATGAGATGCCAATGAATGTAGCTGATCTCATCTAG